A window from Candidatus Hydrogenedentota bacterium encodes these proteins:
- a CDS encoding DUF1858 domain-containing protein encodes MSDTTEKHFSQDMAVADAMAVHPRVAEVFAAFHLGGCAHCGISQFETIEQVCMAYGVDVEVLLEVLEGVLEKHPLPESGEQA; translated from the coding sequence ATGTCGGACACCACCGAAAAGCATTTCAGCCAGGACATGGCGGTTGCGGACGCCATGGCGGTGCATCCCCGCGTGGCGGAGGTATTCGCCGCCTTCCATCTTGGCGGCTGCGCCCACTGCGGCATCAGCCAGTTTGAAACCATTGAGCAGGTCTGCATGGCCTACGGCGTGGACGTCGAGGTGCTGCTCGAGGTGCTCGAGGGCGTGCTCGAAAAGCACCCCCTTCCGGAGTCCGGAGAACAGGCGTAG
- a CDS encoding iron-sulfur cluster assembly accessory protein, producing MGTTANPALIQATESAVAELRRLLGQEGHEGKGVRLGVKGGGCSGFSYNLEFDSPREGDNIVEQEGVRFFLDRKSTIYLKGIVLDFRGGLRGKGFVFQNPNATNTCGCGESFSV from the coding sequence ATGGGAACCACCGCCAACCCCGCGCTGATACAGGCCACGGAAAGCGCCGTCGCCGAACTCAGGCGCCTTCTCGGTCAGGAGGGGCACGAGGGAAAAGGGGTCCGTCTCGGCGTGAAGGGCGGCGGCTGCTCCGGGTTCTCCTACAACCTGGAGTTCGACAGCCCGCGCGAGGGGGACAACATCGTCGAGCAGGAGGGTGTCCGTTTCTTCCTGGACAGAAAGTCCACCATCTACCTCAAGGGGATTGTGCTGGATTTCCGGGGCGGACTCCGGGGCAAGGGGTTTGTCTTCCAGAACCCCAACGCCACCAACACCTGCGGCTGCGGTGAATCCTTCTCCGTCTGA
- a CDS encoding histidinol-phosphatase gives MLENANREIADLFSEIARLVELDGGNPFKVRAYAQAAAVLGESPEPVGRLAAENRLQSLAGVGEAIAKKTGEWLETGRVEFLEKLRAKFPDTVLDLLDVVELGPKRVRALWLEHGMDSLDMLREACLSGRFAGFKGCDAELEGAVLRRLEELEAHRVMFRTHQARTEAESLLAWVADTGLAVEAEIAGSLRRRREVVKDIKIVAACADPGALAAGFTATPKAAMVVSRRPDRGKVVLEAGMEATLHAVPPGEYPAALVHHTGSRAHNALLRQRAAERGLTLNERGLFGAAGAPLPCADEAGLYAALGLPWIPPELRENLGEFELAGTPRLVTPEEVRGVVHCHSDWSDGVDSLERMACAARELGYEYMAVTDHSRSADYANGLTPDRVAAQHVEIDRLNAAWGDFRLLKGIESEIHPDGSLDYGDEMLSLFDVVIASIHTETDMTRREATRRVIRAIEHPKTMILGHPTGRLLLARHGYVLDMEKVADAAAANGVALEINANPVRLDLDWRHVRRARDKGVKFVIGPDAHRVRGLHNIPFGVGVARKGWLGPEDVLNCRPVGEFLRCLRKG, from the coding sequence ATGCTGGAAAACGCCAACAGAGAGATAGCCGACCTATTTTCGGAGATTGCCCGCCTGGTGGAGCTGGACGGGGGCAACCCGTTCAAGGTGCGGGCCTATGCCCAGGCCGCCGCCGTGCTGGGGGAATCCCCCGAGCCGGTGGGCCGTCTTGCGGCGGAGAACCGCCTCCAGTCGCTGGCGGGGGTCGGCGAGGCCATTGCGAAGAAAACGGGGGAATGGCTGGAGACGGGCCGCGTTGAGTTCCTGGAAAAGCTCCGGGCCAAGTTCCCGGACACAGTGCTGGACCTGCTGGATGTGGTGGAACTGGGCCCGAAACGGGTGCGCGCGCTCTGGCTGGAACACGGCATGGACTCCCTGGACATGCTCCGCGAGGCGTGCCTGTCGGGCCGCTTTGCCGGGTTCAAGGGCTGCGACGCGGAACTGGAGGGCGCGGTGCTGCGCCGTCTGGAGGAGTTGGAGGCGCACCGGGTGATGTTCCGGACGCATCAGGCGCGGACGGAGGCGGAGTCCCTGCTGGCCTGGGTGGCGGACACCGGACTGGCCGTGGAGGCCGAGATCGCCGGAAGCCTGCGCCGCAGGCGCGAGGTGGTCAAGGACATCAAGATTGTCGCCGCCTGCGCGGACCCCGGCGCGCTTGCGGCCGGTTTCACCGCAACGCCCAAGGCGGCGATGGTGGTGTCGCGCCGTCCCGACCGGGGAAAGGTGGTCCTGGAGGCGGGGATGGAGGCCACGCTGCACGCCGTGCCGCCGGGGGAGTACCCCGCCGCGCTGGTCCACCACACGGGGTCGCGCGCGCACAACGCGCTGCTGCGGCAGCGGGCCGCAGAGCGCGGGCTGACCCTCAACGAGCGGGGACTGTTTGGCGCGGCGGGCGCGCCGCTTCCCTGCGCGGATGAGGCGGGGCTGTACGCCGCCCTGGGTCTGCCCTGGATACCCCCGGAACTTCGGGAGAATCTGGGCGAGTTTGAACTGGCCGGGACACCCAGGCTGGTCACCCCGGAGGAGGTGCGCGGCGTGGTCCACTGCCATTCGGACTGGTCCGACGGGGTGGACAGTCTGGAGCGGATGGCGTGCGCCGCGCGGGAACTCGGCTATGAGTACATGGCCGTCACGGACCACAGCCGCTCGGCGGACTACGCGAACGGCCTGACACCGGACCGGGTGGCGGCGCAGCATGTGGAGATTGACCGTCTGAACGCGGCATGGGGTGATTTCCGCCTGCTCAAGGGCATCGAGTCGGAAATCCATCCGGACGGCTCGCTGGATTACGGGGACGAAATGCTGAGCCTCTTTGACGTGGTCATCGCCTCGATCCACACGGAGACCGACATGACCCGGCGCGAGGCGACCCGCAGGGTCATCCGGGCAATCGAGCACCCGAAGACCATGATTCTGGGCCATCCCACGGGCCGCCTGCTGCTGGCGCGGCATGGCTATGTGCTGGACATGGAGAAGGTGGCGGACGCCGCCGCCGCGAACGGCGTGGCCTTGGAAATCAACGCGAACCCCGTGCGGCTGGACCTGGACTGGCGGCATGTCCGACGGGCGCGGGACAAGGGCGTGAAGTTTGTCATCGGCCCCGACGCGCACCGGGTGCGGGGCCTGCACAACATCCCCTTCGGGGTGGGTGTCGCCCGCAAGGGCTGGCTGGGACCGGAGGACGTGCTGAACTGCCGGCCCGTCGGGGAGTTTTTGCGATGCCTCAGAAAAGGGTGA
- a CDS encoding Rieske (2Fe-2S) protein: MDFIRIAKTSEFEGVSMRSYRILGRHVGVFREPDGRFRAMEVGCRHQNADLTQARLRGDVATCPRHGWQYNMATGECLKGDGQRLRPYHCRVEGENILISALPVRSGETPETGPAKTPAE, encoded by the coding sequence ATGGATTTCATCCGAATCGCCAAAACGAGCGAATTCGAGGGCGTTTCGATGCGGTCCTACCGGATACTGGGCCGACACGTGGGCGTGTTCCGGGAACCGGACGGGCGTTTCCGCGCCATGGAAGTGGGCTGCCGCCACCAGAACGCCGACCTGACCCAGGCGCGTCTGCGGGGGGATGTGGCCACCTGTCCCCGGCACGGCTGGCAGTACAACATGGCCACGGGGGAATGCCTGAAGGGGGACGGACAGCGGCTGCGCCCGTATCATTGCCGGGTCGAGGGGGAAAACATCCTGATATCGGCGCTGCCGGTCAGGTCCGGGGAGACGCCGGAAACGGGTCCGGCTAAAACACCAGCAGAATAA
- a CDS encoding tetratricopeptide repeat protein: MNAESAFPVLAEKAVLWRRDDHTLLRLHGKDAVSWFQTQTTNDVAALEAGQGCKSALLDRTGRVLALFSCHRWQDECWIILPKAQAPTLFSRVESHVISEEVFLEDTGGGPQFSLEGPRAAAVLLALMDGNPYDKLAELPDAPFSFTPMTLLGVETLVFRMAETGHDGFLLVSDPEAAEDFWHKLARAMAAQGGAILNESERRIAVLESGLPVPDPAQAHYLPGETPWEPLVVSRDKGCYLGQEVVARMRAYGRPKQCMTGLLWEGDAKPPESPGTHLYADGAKAGVLGETFFSATLGTWASWAWMGRNHREPGQIFLFTDAHGDTVHGRAKVADLPLASVETRLERSRRLYDEAQALFEADAADREDAVVELLRGALLLNSADGEIAETLGVVLHRHRRTEEAVRVMRHLARLRPDSVMAHANLSVFYAALGRIAEAEEEKALAEQLDTRHALDSRAARRQAEEERQRLRAEAESRIGMFLEVLDIDPDDPMALSGMGGAQEQLERWAEAADYFRRAVAAQPDLSMAWLKLGRCLERLTDTDGARAAYAEGIRHASQKGDFMPLREMERRMAGLAET; the protein is encoded by the coding sequence ATGAACGCCGAATCGGCCTTTCCGGTATTGGCGGAAAAGGCGGTCCTGTGGCGGCGGGACGACCACACCCTTTTGCGCCTGCACGGCAAAGACGCCGTGTCGTGGTTCCAGACCCAGACCACAAACGATGTGGCGGCCTTGGAGGCGGGGCAGGGGTGCAAATCCGCGCTTTTGGACCGCACAGGCCGGGTGCTGGCCCTCTTTTCCTGCCACCGATGGCAGGATGAATGCTGGATTATCCTTCCCAAAGCGCAGGCCCCGACCCTGTTTTCCCGTGTGGAAAGCCATGTCATCTCCGAGGAGGTCTTTCTGGAGGACACGGGCGGCGGACCCCAGTTTTCCCTGGAAGGCCCCCGCGCGGCGGCGGTCTTGCTCGCGTTAATGGATGGCAATCCTTATGACAAACTGGCCGAGTTGCCCGATGCGCCATTCTCCTTCACTCCCATGACCCTGCTCGGCGTGGAGACCCTGGTCTTCCGCATGGCGGAAACGGGCCATGACGGGTTTCTGCTGGTGTCCGACCCGGAGGCGGCGGAGGACTTCTGGCACAAACTGGCCAGAGCCATGGCCGCCCAAGGCGGCGCCATCCTGAATGAATCGGAACGGCGCATCGCCGTCCTGGAGTCGGGGCTGCCCGTGCCGGACCCGGCACAGGCGCATTATCTGCCGGGGGAGACCCCCTGGGAACCGCTGGTGGTGTCCCGCGACAAGGGCTGTTACCTGGGACAGGAGGTCGTCGCGCGGATGCGCGCCTATGGCCGCCCGAAGCAATGCATGACCGGACTGCTCTGGGAGGGGGACGCCAAACCGCCGGAATCGCCCGGCACGCACCTTTATGCGGACGGCGCAAAAGCGGGCGTGCTGGGGGAAACCTTTTTCAGCGCCACCCTTGGTACGTGGGCGTCCTGGGCGTGGATGGGCCGAAACCACCGCGAGCCGGGCCAAATTTTCCTGTTCACCGACGCGCACGGGGACACCGTGCATGGCCGCGCCAAAGTCGCGGACCTGCCCCTTGCGTCCGTGGAGACGCGCCTGGAGCGGTCCCGCCGCCTGTATGACGAGGCGCAGGCCCTTTTCGAGGCCGACGCCGCCGACCGGGAGGATGCGGTGGTGGAGCTCCTGCGCGGGGCGCTCCTGCTGAACTCCGCCGACGGGGAAATCGCCGAAACCCTGGGCGTGGTGCTCCACCGGCACCGGCGCACGGAGGAGGCCGTGCGGGTGATGCGCCATCTGGCGCGGCTGCGCCCGGACAGCGTGATGGCCCACGCCAACCTCTCCGTGTTTTACGCCGCCCTCGGGCGCATCGCGGAGGCGGAGGAGGAGAAGGCCCTGGCGGAGCAGTTGGACACGCGCCACGCCCTGGACAGCCGCGCCGCGCGCCGTCAGGCGGAGGAAGAGCGCCAACGACTGCGCGCCGAGGCGGAAAGCCGCATCGGCATGTTCCTCGAAGTGCTCGACATTGACCCGGACGACCCCATGGCGCTCTCGGGAATGGGCGGCGCCCAGGAACAGCTCGAGCGCTGGGCGGAGGCGGCGGACTATTTCCGCCGTGCCGTCGCCGCGCAGCCGGACCTGTCCATGGCCTGGCTCAAACTGGGCCGCTGCCTCGAGCGCCTCACCGACACGGACGGCGCCCGCGCCGCCTACGCCGAGGGCATCCGCCATGCCTCGCAAAAGGGCGACTTCATGCCCCTCCGCGAGATGGAGCGCCGCATGGCGGGACTGGCGGAAACCTGA
- the nth gene encoding endonuclease III gives MPQKRVSAAEKARAEEVFTLLAREYPGVRCTLDYDGPFQLLVMTILAAQCTDARVNIVCRDLFRKYRGPADFAAAPAGELERDILPCGFFNQKARCIRESSRMLLEEHGGEVPGDMDALLRLPGVGRKIANAVMGECFGAQGVIVDTHCRRVAGRLGFTRNTDPGKIEQDLRRLWPPDRLTLFSHFMVFHGRAVCSARSPQCGACCVAELCPKRGVNPAKPAKKKAT, from the coding sequence ATGCCTCAGAAAAGGGTGAGCGCCGCCGAAAAGGCGCGGGCCGAGGAGGTTTTCACCCTGCTGGCGCGGGAATATCCCGGCGTGCGCTGCACGCTGGACTATGACGGGCCGTTCCAACTGCTGGTGATGACCATCCTCGCCGCACAGTGCACGGACGCGCGGGTGAACATCGTCTGCCGGGACCTTTTCAGGAAATACCGCGGCCCCGCCGACTTCGCCGCAGCGCCCGCCGGGGAACTCGAGCGGGACATCCTGCCCTGCGGCTTTTTCAACCAGAAGGCGCGGTGCATCCGCGAAAGCAGCCGCATGCTGCTGGAGGAGCACGGAGGGGAGGTGCCCGGCGACATGGACGCGCTCTTGCGCCTGCCCGGCGTGGGGCGTAAAATTGCCAACGCCGTGATGGGCGAGTGCTTCGGCGCCCAGGGTGTGATTGTGGACACCCACTGCAGGCGCGTGGCGGGCCGTCTGGGCTTCACGCGCAACACGGACCCCGGAAAGATTGAGCAGGACCTGCGGCGGCTCTGGCCGCCCGACCGGCTGACGCTCTTCTCCCATTTCATGGTGTTCCACGGGCGGGCGGTCTGTTCCGCGAGGTCGCCGCAATGCGGTGCCTGCTGTGTGGCGGAATTATGCCCGAAGCGGGGCGTTAATCCGGCGAAACCGGCGAAGAAAAAGGCGACATGA
- a CDS encoding DUF1080 domain-containing protein, with translation MRKYAWNRCVALLLCGLMGMGFSLAVFSPPTWAEPATVQPVPRADDWWQERHKSMNARVKQGNVDMVFIGDSITHGWEGAGKATWDKYYGDRNAVNLGIGGDRTEHVLWRLQNGNIEGISPKVAMVMIGTNNHKDNSAEEIAQGVEAIVALLRAKLPETRILLLAIFPRTDVAEEYQNKVKEASALYAKLGDDPMVDFVDIGPAFLDKDGVLQASIMPDFLHLSEAGYELWAEAVEPWLGRMLAEGQGWTALFNGHDLAGWEEIGGDKKTWRAENGLLITDASGGGWLATTKEYGDFELSVEFKVPENGNSGVFIRAPRGGNPAFAGSEIQVLDDYGSEYTKLEPWQYTGSVYSTIAPSTRASKHAGEWQKMVIKVQGQKIQVTLNGTQIIDGDLSEHMDKVKDHPGLKRTSGHIGLQNHGSRLDYRNLVIREL, from the coding sequence ATGAGGAAGTACGCGTGGAACCGGTGCGTTGCGTTGTTGTTGTGCGGACTGATGGGGATGGGGTTCTCCCTGGCGGTGTTTTCGCCCCCGACATGGGCTGAACCGGCCACGGTCCAGCCTGTTCCCCGCGCGGATGACTGGTGGCAGGAGCGCCACAAGTCCATGAACGCGCGGGTGAAGCAGGGCAATGTGGACATGGTCTTCATCGGCGACTCGATCACCCACGGCTGGGAGGGCGCGGGCAAGGCGACGTGGGACAAGTATTACGGGGACCGGAACGCGGTGAACCTGGGCATCGGCGGGGACCGCACGGAGCATGTGCTGTGGCGCCTGCAGAACGGCAACATCGAGGGCATCTCGCCGAAGGTGGCCATGGTGATGATCGGCACAAACAACCACAAGGACAACTCGGCGGAGGAAATCGCGCAGGGGGTGGAGGCGATCGTGGCGCTGCTGCGCGCGAAACTCCCGGAGACCCGGATTCTGCTGCTGGCCATTTTCCCGCGCACGGATGTGGCGGAGGAGTATCAGAACAAGGTGAAGGAGGCCTCGGCGCTGTACGCGAAGCTGGGCGACGACCCGATGGTTGATTTTGTGGACATTGGCCCGGCGTTCCTGGACAAGGACGGCGTGCTGCAGGCCAGCATCATGCCGGACTTCCTCCATCTGAGCGAGGCGGGTTATGAACTTTGGGCCGAGGCCGTCGAGCCGTGGCTGGGCCGGATGCTGGCCGAGGGTCAGGGCTGGACGGCCCTGTTCAACGGGCACGACCTGGCGGGCTGGGAGGAAATCGGCGGCGACAAGAAAACCTGGCGCGCCGAGAACGGCCTGCTCATCACGGACGCCTCGGGCGGCGGCTGGCTGGCCACCACGAAAGAATACGGTGATTTCGAGCTGAGCGTCGAGTTCAAGGTGCCGGAGAACGGCAACAGCGGCGTGTTCATCCGCGCGCCGCGCGGCGGCAACCCCGCCTTTGCGGGCTCGGAAATCCAGGTGCTGGACGACTACGGCAGCGAGTACACAAAACTGGAGCCGTGGCAGTACACCGGCAGCGTGTACAGCACCATCGCCCCCTCGACCCGCGCCAGCAAGCACGCGGGCGAGTGGCAGAAAATGGTCATCAAGGTCCAGGGCCAGAAGATTCAGGTGACCCTCAACGGCACCCAAATCATTGACGGCGACCTCTCCGAGCACATGGACAAGGTGAAGGACCACCCCGGCCTGAAGCGGACCAGCGGCCACATCGGCCTCCAGAACCACGGCTCGCGCCTGGACTACCGCAACCTCGTCATCCGCGAGCTGTAG
- a CDS encoding enoyl-CoA hydratase produces MDTVPQNNGVLVEITDGVMALRLNRPEKKNALNAAMYTALVEAMEAGHADPSVRVLLFLGGDACFSSGNDIKDFLFNPPQDETHPVMRFLAALVNAEKPLVAAVNGPAVGIGTTMLLHCDLVYAAENARFHLPFVSLGLCPEAGSSLLLPALAGPARAAEAILLGKPFDAPTALSWGIINDVCLAGAADAAAWEAAKALAKLPPAAVRASRRLLRGGMRAAVENAIRAEAGEFVERLKSPEAAEAFQAFLERRPPDFSQFS; encoded by the coding sequence ATGGACACAGTCCCCCAGAACAACGGCGTGCTGGTTGAGATTACGGACGGGGTGATGGCCCTGCGCCTGAACCGGCCCGAAAAGAAAAACGCCCTGAACGCGGCCATGTACACCGCGCTGGTGGAGGCGATGGAGGCGGGGCATGCGGACCCGTCGGTGCGGGTGCTCCTGTTCCTCGGCGGGGACGCCTGCTTTTCCAGCGGGAACGACATCAAGGACTTCCTGTTCAACCCCCCGCAGGATGAGACGCACCCGGTGATGCGTTTTCTCGCCGCGCTGGTGAACGCGGAGAAGCCGCTGGTGGCGGCGGTGAACGGCCCCGCCGTGGGCATCGGCACGACGATGCTGCTCCACTGCGATTTGGTCTACGCGGCGGAGAACGCCCGGTTCCACCTGCCCTTTGTGAGCCTGGGCCTCTGCCCGGAGGCGGGCTCCAGCCTGCTGCTGCCCGCCCTGGCGGGTCCGGCCCGCGCGGCGGAGGCCATATTGCTGGGCAAACCCTTCGACGCGCCCACGGCGCTCTCCTGGGGCATCATCAACGACGTGTGCCTGGCGGGCGCGGCGGACGCGGCGGCATGGGAGGCCGCGAAGGCCCTGGCGAAACTGCCGCCCGCCGCCGTGCGCGCGTCGCGCAGGCTGCTGCGCGGGGGCATGCGCGCCGCCGTGGAAAACGCCATACGCGCCGAGGCGGGCGAGTTTGTCGAACGCCTGAAGTCACCCGAGGCGGCGGAGGCCTTCCAGGCGTTTCTGGAGCGCCGTCCCCCCGATTTTTCGCAGTTCTCCTGA
- a CDS encoding Gfo/Idh/MocA family oxidoreductase translates to MPDLVRIGFVGVGGMGQCAHLRNYASIPGCAVAALAEIRPETARRVAEKYGVPAVYADAAEMLARESLDALVCSQPFDRHAVLLPELLAHGKPLFIEKPLAASLEAGERLLAQIKASGARVMVGYHKRSDPATMHAVAEVRRLRESGKLGRFKYVRILMPAGDWIAGGFWDHVDCGDAAGALECEPPPSDMDAAGHAKYVEFVNYYIHQVNLLRHFLGEPYRVTHADPSGVLLMAESESGVPGLIEMSPYTTSVGWQESVLACFEHGYVKLELPAPVAVNRPGQVEILHDPGNGATPTVTRPHLPWVHAMRQQALNFVAALRGDHTPLCGPDEALEDLRMARDYLRLWKGI, encoded by the coding sequence ATGCCGGACCTGGTTCGGATTGGCTTTGTGGGCGTCGGCGGCATGGGCCAGTGCGCCCATCTGCGGAACTATGCCTCGATTCCGGGCTGCGCGGTGGCGGCATTGGCGGAAATCCGCCCGGAAACCGCCCGCCGCGTGGCGGAGAAATACGGCGTGCCCGCCGTGTACGCGGACGCCGCGGAGATGCTGGCGCGGGAGTCGCTGGACGCCCTGGTCTGCTCCCAGCCCTTCGATCGGCACGCGGTGCTGCTGCCGGAACTGCTCGCCCACGGGAAGCCGCTCTTCATCGAGAAGCCCCTGGCGGCCTCGCTGGAGGCGGGGGAGCGGCTGCTGGCGCAGATCAAGGCCTCCGGCGCCCGGGTCATGGTGGGCTACCACAAGCGCAGCGACCCCGCGACCATGCACGCCGTGGCCGAGGTGCGCCGCCTGCGGGAGTCGGGCAAACTGGGCCGCTTCAAGTATGTCCGGATTCTCATGCCCGCCGGGGACTGGATTGCCGGGGGCTTCTGGGACCATGTGGACTGCGGTGACGCGGCCGGCGCGCTCGAATGCGAGCCGCCGCCGTCGGACATGGACGCGGCCGGCCACGCCAAGTACGTCGAGTTCGTGAACTACTACATCCACCAGGTCAACCTGTTGCGCCATTTCCTCGGCGAACCCTACCGGGTGACCCATGCGGACCCCTCCGGGGTGCTGTTGATGGCGGAAAGCGAGAGCGGGGTGCCGGGGCTCATCGAGATGAGCCCCTACACCACCTCCGTGGGCTGGCAGGAGTCCGTGCTGGCCTGTTTCGAGCACGGCTACGTCAAACTGGAACTCCCCGCGCCCGTCGCCGTGAACCGTCCCGGACAGGTGGAAATCCTCCATGACCCCGGAAACGGCGCCACCCCGACAGTCACCCGCCCGCACCTGCCCTGGGTCCACGCCATGCGGCAGCAGGCGCTGAACTTCGTCGCCGCCTTGCGGGGGGACCACACCCCCCTGTGCGGCCCCGATGAGGCGCTGGAGGACCTCCGCATGGCGCGGGACTATCTGCGGCTCTGGAAGGGGATTTGA